GCCGGGTGGTCAGCATCGCCCCCAGCCCGGGCGGCGTATCGGCAGAAAGAGGCATAAAACCAAGCTGCGTGGTCAGCCACAGCCAGGCGGCGGTCAATGTTTCCGACGCAGATAGAACAAAGTCAAGCCACCGGGTCAGCGCATTCCACACATCCTGGAAAATTTGCGGCAGCGGCCCCATCACAGCATAAATCAGATAAACAGTGACCAGGCCGATGAGAGCCGCGCCGGCCCCTTTGAGCAGACGTTGTTGCCAGGTGGATTCGTGGCGCAGGAGGACCACGGCAAAAAGGGGCACCATCAACAGCGCCGGAATCTTGGCAATCGCGGCCAGGGTGAGGGCCAGCACCGCGGCCCACCAGACTCTGCGCTGCCAGAAAACAAGGCCCAAAACCATAAAGGCCATAAAGAGCATATCGTTGTGGCCGTTGCCCGGCCCCTGCATTAAAATGAGGGGATTCCAGGCAAAAAAGGTGAGGGCCGTGAGGGAACTGCCTTTTTGGGGCGCGGCATACCAGCCCAACAAAACGGCGCAGGCCAGGTAACACAACCACACCACCAATTTAAGGCTGATGCTGCCGGAAACCATGCCGGTTGCGTCGAATAAGCGGAGCGGAATCTGGGCCATAATTTCCCACAGCGCCCCGTAGCCGGAAACCCAATGGCCAAACTCCCCGGCAAAAGGCAAGTAGGGGTCGTTGGGAAAGGTGTTAGGGGGAACCAACATGGGGCTGGCCCCATGAATGGCCCAGAGACGCGCGCGCAGCACGTAACGGAACAGGTCGTTGGCCGTGATCGGATAGAGCCAGACCAGGGTGAAGCCGAAAAGCAGGCCAAAGGCCAAGATGAGCAGCTTAAGCATGGCTTCGGCCTGAGCCGGGAAACGTGAGGGGTATGGCGTCGTCTCTATCACCGGCTGGCTCGCCCTTGACCCTTGACCCTTGATACTTGACACTATCCGCATTGCTTGCCAGAAGAGATAGTAGAGCAGCAAAAGACCAACCAGGTAAATGGGGGCAAACCAGCGGTAGTCGTGCATTAAAATTTCCAGGTCAGCCGCCGGGCCGCCCTTTTGCGTGTTGGAGATAAGGGGAAAAGCCACAATGTAAACAACGTAAATAAATTGCATGCTCAAGCCGATGAGGATGAGTTTGGCCAGGGCCGGTAGAGAAGAGCGAGCAGGAAGGAGAGGTTCAGCGGTTATTGATTTTTGGGCGTCTTTGGCGGCGGTGAAGCTCATGGCACTCTCTTTGCAAAATTTAGGTAAGGCTTTCCACCCCATTGTAATCCAGCTTGGGGGCGAGGGCAAAAAATGGTGAATTTATCCGGCTGACAATCTGCCGGAGAGAATCTGTCTTAAAATTCTCGGCCAGACCGCCGGGTGGGTGCGTCCCAAATTTTGACGGTAGGGACAGGACATTGTTCTGTCCCTACCCTCTTGCCTAAAAATTGGGACAGATCCCCGCCAGGTGACTGACTTGTAGATTTATCTAAAAAGACTACAATAGTTCATTATGCGTAATTAGCATGTCATTTCGACCAACGGGAGAAATCTCTGAGGAGATCGGTTCAGTTTCAATATGATGGGGCAAAACTATTGACTGAGGCAATACCCATTTCTACTGAGCATAAGAGCAGCAATTCTCAAATCCACATTGTCGGGCACCAGTGGGCCGTTGATTTGTTAAAACGGCAGGTCACCACGGGCCGAACGCCCCAGGCGCTGCTGTTGACCGGCCCCCGCAGCATAGGCAAAAGCACGGTGGCTCGTTTTTTTGCCCAATACCTCAATTGCCTGGCCAATGCCAAACCTTGCGGGGTGTGTTTATCTTGCCGCAAAGTGGTTAGCGGCAACCATCCCGACGTGCGGATTTGGGATGGCGATGAAGAAACCATCAAGATTGACCAGATCAGGGAACTCCAGCGGGAGTTGTCGTTATCTCCCTACGAAGGCCAATACCGGGCGGTGTTGTTCTGTAACTTTGAACGGGCCACGCCCAGCGCGGCCAACGCCCTGCTCAAAACATTAGAAGAGCCAAATCCGCAGGTGGTGTTGATGCTCACCGCCACGGACCCCGGCGCCTTATTGCCCACCATTGTGTCGCGCTGCCAAATATTGGCCCTCCGCGTCCTGCCCACCCCGGAAGTAGCCACGGCGCTGCAAACTTTCTGGCAGGCCTCACCCGATCAGGCGGAGTTGCTGGCCCAATTGGCGGCGGGCCGGTTGGGTTGGGCAGTGCGGGCGCTGGCCGATGAAAAACTATTGGCCCGTCGAGAGCAGTATTTGCAGGACCTGTTGAACCTGGGGTCAATGAGTCGCGGAGAGCGGTTAGCCTATGCCAATGATCTCAGCCAAGACCCGGCCATGCTCCAAGAAACGCTGCGCTCGTGGCTAACTATCTGGCGTGATTTACTATTAATCCAAAGCGGCAGCAAAACCAGAATCCTCAACCTGGACTGGCAAGATACCTTGCAAAACCTGGCCGGCCAGAGTAACCCGGCCCAAACCAAAGAGATGGTGGTTAAGCTGCGTACCGCGCTGGCAAATTTGGACCATAACGTTAATCCCAGGCTAAACCTGGAAACCGTTCTGCTAAAAATGCCGTTTAGATGAAAATCCAAAGGTCTTAAAGACCTTTAGGGGTTTGGTTGGCCGGAAAGGAAACCTATGCCAAACGTTGTTGGAGTTAGATTTAGACCCACTACCAAAATATATTATTTTGACCCCGGTGAATATACAGACCTGGCCATTGATGACCGGGTGATTGTGGAAACCTCGCGCGGCACAGAGATGGGCCTGATTATTTTGCCGCCGCAGCGCGTTTCTAAAGATGAACTAAAAGGTAGCCTGAAACAAGTGGTGCGCAAAGCAACGCCGGTAGATTTAGTTGAGGCTGAAAAGTATAGAGCCAAAGAGCCTGAAGCTTTGGAAAAATGTAAAGCTCTGGCCAAAGAAATGAAACTGCCCATCAAGGTGCTGGAAGCCGACTACAATTTTGACGGCTCCCGCCTGGTTTTATCATTTTTTTCTGAGCAGCGCGTGGATTTTAGAGACCTGGCCAAAGAGTTGGGCCGTTCTTTGCGCACGCGCATAGAAATGAAGCAAATTGGGGCGCGCGACGAGACCAAAATTTTAAACGGTCATGGCCGCTGTGGGCGCAGATTGTGCTGCTCCAGTTGGTTGACAGATTTTCACCCGGTCTCCATTCGGATGGCCAAAAGGCAGAGCCTGCCCCTGGCCCCCTCAGAAATATCTGGCATCTGCGGCCGGTTGTTGTGCTGCCTGGCTTACGAAGACGATTTTTATGCCGAAATAACGCAGCAACTGCCCCGCGTCAACAGCCGGGTTAAAACCCAACAAGGCGTGCTGGCCAAAGTCCGTGGGGTGAATGTGCTCAAAGAAACGCTTCTGTTGGAAGTTGAAGCAGAAGACGGGGAGACTTATATCGAGGTAGCTGCCAGCGAAGTGGAGCCGGTGGCCAGCAAGCCGGCCCCCCAAAAAACCAGGCGCAAACAGCGATAGTTATCGGCTGTTACTATTTACCCCGGGCGGATGACGGTAAGGTTTTTGACCCGCCTTGTGTTTCCATCTCGCTCAAGGTGCGGGCTACTTCCTCTATCGCCAGGCGTTGTTTGCGGTACAAATCGGCCTCGCTCATGGCCAAACGTTGGGCAATATCGCGGACGCGCATCCCCTGCACAAATTTCAAATCCAGGATATTATACATCAACCATTCGGCGGCCGTCATGCGGCGTTCGCCGGAAGGACGCTGCTGCTCAATGGCCTGGGCCAGCACTGCCCGCAGGGCCTGCACCGGATTGCTGTTGTTTTCGGCCAAAGCCTCTTGCACCACGCGCAGTTCCAGAAGGGGGCTGCGCGTTAATTTTGGCCCGCCCCAATAGTGGTTCAGGGCATCGCGCACCATTTGGGGAAATTCTTGTTGGTGAACCGGGCTTTCGGCGAGCAGGGGCAAACTGGGCGAGCCGGTATAACGCACGGTGCTGCGCAAACGCTGCACCCGTTCAATTTCAGGGATAATGTTCTTTAAGGCCACAAAAACTTCTTGCTGCAAGCGCCGGTCTTCCAGGGCCAGTTCGGCCTGTTCTATTAATAGATTCGCTATTTTCTCCTCATCGGCGTTTAAATCATAATTTTGCGCGCGCGCTTCCAGCCCCAACAGGCCCAGGTAATGGTCGCGGGCTTGATTTTGTAAAATAACAAACCAGAAATTATTTTGAACAATAAAACGGTAGCCATTGCTGCCGTTTTTTTGTTCTATCAGTTTGGGCACATCAATATCGGCCAGGGCTGTTTCAATAATTTTGGCCGAACCAATTTGCGTTTCCAGGCGCGGCCCCTGGCGGGCGGCCAGGTTGTAGATAAAGCCGGTGCGGACTCTGAGGATTTCACACAGGTTGGTGAGGATGTTTTCCAGGGCTTGCTGCAAGTCGGTGGTGGTTAACAGGCGGCGGTCAAGCTCGCTGATCCAGGCAACCTCTACCCGGTCCCGGTAAAAAATGAAGCCGTCAATAATCGGTTTGACCATGTTGATAAAAAGCTGCCACAGCACAATCACGGCCACAATAGAGGTTACCAGAATCATTTCTCGGGGAATGCCTAACAGGCGTTGCTGTTTGGGCAGCACCAGAAAAACAAGAATGACCAACGTGGCCAACACGGTGCCCCGCAATAAAAAATGAAACAAGTTGTGCTTGAGCACCCGGTCGGGCGAAAACGCGCCAAAGAACATAACGCTGTAAGCCATTACAATAATCATCATGGCAATGCCCAGGTTAACCAGAAACAGGACAACCAACAGGATAGAAACAGGCATCAGGGAAGTAGTATTGGCAATCAACATGTAGGGGTAAACCCCCAGCGCCGGCGCAACAAAAGAAATAGCCAAGTAGGTCATCCGGCGGCGGGCGCCGGGGGTCAAACAACGCCACCGCGCCTGCGAGATTTTGTAGGCGCCCCAAAAGAGAGTGGTGTAAAAGTAGATAGTGAATACCCAGAAAAAGGGGCCAGCCCTGAATTGGGTGAGGCCGGGAACGTAAAAAGGATTGCGCACCAGAAACTCTGTTTGAATAGCCAGCAGCAAAACCAAAAACCCAAAGAAGTAGGCAATAAAAACCGCAAAACGCCGGCGGCGAGAAGGCGCATTGGTCATCCGCAGCAGGGCATCGGAGAAGTGCAAATAAGCCGCCGGGGTAAAGGCAATGCCAATCCATTGAAATTTGAGCCAGTTGGGCACACTCTGCGCGTCGTCTACCAAAAAAATAGCTACGTCGCCCACATAGGTAAAACACACGCAGGCCAGCAGCGCCGCAAAACTCCGGCCAATTGAGCTACCCAAGTTGTAGATAATCACGTAGGAGAAAAGAGAAAAAGCCAAAATAACAATGGCCGAGGAGAGAATTGTATTTAACCAGATAAAAAAATCCGTAGCCTTAAAAACCGATATTTCCATAATCAGGTGGAACGAGAGAAGAAGAGGGCAATATCGCCGCTGGGATAATAACGCTCGTTATAACCGCAAAATTGAAAGCCGTGTTTTTGAGCAAAAGAGATAGCCGGATGATTTTTTGTTTGCACTTCCAACATCAGCCGTTGCAGCTTCTGCTCTATGGCCCAGCGATTGGCCGCTTCCAGCAGCATGGCGGCAAAACCCTGCCGGCGATGAGGGGGCGCAATCACCAGGTTAAAAATCCACAGCACGTTTTGCCAGGGTTGGGCCTGGGCGTCTACAAAGCCCACGGTTTCTTCTTTTAAATTGCGAACCGTTAAAAAACACCCCTCTTGCTGCCAGTGCGCAATGAGTTCATCTGGAGAGCGGGGATATTCAACGCGCATGGGCCGGGGCAGGCGGATTGTGTCAAAATGGATATCAATGGTCCGGCCATCGCCCCTGGTGCGCATTTGCCACACGTAATCGGTGGTGTAAGACATATTCATCTGGCAGCAAAGATTAACGTCGGCCAATTCGGCCGGATAAATTTGCATCAAACGGTTTCCTGACCCTTTTCTATCGGATTGTAGCATTGGGGCGGGGAATAAGCAAGCATTTAGGTATCCTATCCTATTTAAGTGGGGGGCCATATGTGTTATAATGTAACATACTAGGCGTGCCTTAACGGACAAACCGGGCGCTAAAAGCAATTGGCCTTTAACAATTCAATGCAAAAAATTTCCCAAATAAAGGCAAATGCTTGGGAAATTTACTTATTCAGGAAATCTCTGTTTAAGAGGGCCGACTTTTGACCAGTCCGTTGCGGTATGGTTAGAGACGGCCTTTTTTGTTGAGGCGTTATCTAAAAACAACAACCCGGAGGGGAAATTATATGGCGAACAATTATATAAACCTACGTATCCTTAAACCACTGGTGGCTATTTTCCTGGGGCTGCTGGTGCTGATTGGCACAATCAGTTTTGTGGGGGCGCAATACCCCTCAGAAATTACCATGAACCGGGAACCGGTTGAAGTGGTGGCGGGGCACGTGATCCATATTGATTGGACCATCAGTTTCACCAATACGCCTGTCACCTACTCCTTCTCTATCTACGACCCGGTTG
This genomic stretch from Anaerolineae bacterium harbors:
- a CDS encoding stage 0 sporulation family protein, with product MPNVVGVRFRPTTKIYYFDPGEYTDLAIDDRVIVETSRGTEMGLIILPPQRVSKDELKGSLKQVVRKATPVDLVEAEKYRAKEPEALEKCKALAKEMKLPIKVLEADYNFDGSRLVLSFFSEQRVDFRDLAKELGRSLRTRIEMKQIGARDETKILNGHGRCGRRLCCSSWLTDFHPVSIRMAKRQSLPLAPSEISGICGRLLCCLAYEDDFYAEITQQLPRVNSRVKTQQGVLAKVRGVNVLKETLLLEVEAEDGETYIEVAASEVEPVASKPAPQKTRRKQR
- the holB gene encoding DNA polymerase III subunit delta'; the protein is MTEAIPISTEHKSSNSQIHIVGHQWAVDLLKRQVTTGRTPQALLLTGPRSIGKSTVARFFAQYLNCLANAKPCGVCLSCRKVVSGNHPDVRIWDGDEETIKIDQIRELQRELSLSPYEGQYRAVLFCNFERATPSAANALLKTLEEPNPQVVLMLTATDPGALLPTIVSRCQILALRVLPTPEVATALQTFWQASPDQAELLAQLAAGRLGWAVRALADEKLLARREQYLQDLLNLGSMSRGERLAYANDLSQDPAMLQETLRSWLTIWRDLLLIQSGSKTRILNLDWQDTLQNLAGQSNPAQTKEMVVKLRTALANLDHNVNPRLNLETVLLKMPFR
- a CDS encoding GNAT family N-acetyltransferase, giving the protein MQIYPAELADVNLCCQMNMSYTTDYVWQMRTRGDGRTIDIHFDTIRLPRPMRVEYPRSPDELIAHWQQEGCFLTVRNLKEETVGFVDAQAQPWQNVLWIFNLVIAPPHRRQGFAAMLLEAANRWAIEQKLQRLMLEVQTKNHPAISFAQKHGFQFCGYNERYYPSGDIALFFSRST